A genomic window from Ilyobacter polytropus DSM 2926 includes:
- a CDS encoding ABC transporter permease has translation MSEKTLELPKSKEGFFSKEKLNDYSKRYGMVLILLLMVIGVSSIKPVFLKSANIINIFKQVAVIGTLAYGVTLIIITEGIDLSSGSVVALVGVVSASFATMGGNVFIAILAGLFAGALCGAVNGVVIAKTGIPPFIVTLGMMTIARGAALLYSGGKPIGHINPSFLYIGAGKIGWLPVSVLIFLLMGLISHIILRKTKFGKTIYAIGGNEKAALICGLNVKKVKVILYTYAGLMSAIGGLILTARVSSGNPTSGLSYELDAIASAVIGGTSLSGGSGFISGTIIGALIIGVLNNGLMLLGVSPYWQQIIKGLIIVGAVVLDASRNKKAA, from the coding sequence ATGAGTGAAAAAACCTTAGAATTACCTAAATCTAAAGAGGGATTTTTTTCAAAAGAAAAACTAAATGATTATTCAAAACGATATGGAATGGTGTTAATTTTACTTTTGATGGTCATAGGAGTCAGTTCAATTAAACCAGTATTTTTAAAATCTGCAAATATTATAAACATTTTCAAACAGGTTGCAGTAATTGGAACATTAGCCTATGGAGTCACCTTAATTATAATTACAGAAGGTATCGATCTGTCATCAGGATCAGTGGTCGCTCTGGTCGGTGTAGTTAGTGCTAGTTTTGCAACTATGGGTGGAAATGTATTTATCGCAATATTAGCAGGATTATTTGCGGGAGCTCTATGCGGAGCGGTGAATGGAGTAGTCATTGCTAAAACTGGAATCCCTCCATTTATTGTAACATTGGGAATGATGACAATAGCTAGAGGAGCGGCGTTGTTATATTCCGGAGGAAAGCCTATCGGACATATAAATCCAAGTTTTCTCTACATTGGAGCCGGAAAAATCGGATGGCTACCAGTATCGGTTTTAATCTTCTTACTGATGGGACTAATTTCTCATATAATACTCAGAAAAACTAAATTTGGTAAAACCATCTATGCGATAGGTGGAAACGAAAAGGCTGCATTAATTTGTGGATTAAATGTTAAGAAAGTTAAGGTTATATTATACACTTATGCGGGGCTTATGTCAGCAATAGGTGGATTAATACTTACTGCACGTGTTAGTTCTGGAAATCCTACCTCAGGGCTCTCATACGAGTTAGATGCCATCGCATCAGCAGTTATAGGAGGAACAAGCTTGAGTGGTGGATCTGGATTTATTTCCGGAACTATTATCGGAGCATTAATAATAGGTGTTTTGAATAATGGCTTAATGTTATTAGGAGTATCTCCATACTGGCAGCAGATTATTAAAGGTTTAATCATTGTAGGAGCTGTAGTTTTAGACGCGAGTAGAAATAAAAAAGCTGCTTAA
- a CDS encoding 3-oxoacid CoA-transferase subunit B, whose product MSLDVKGRIAKRVAQELSSGDVVNLGIGLPTLVGNYIEDGVEVIFQSENGLIGLGPEPDESNIDLDLTNAGGEPVTIFEHGATFDSATSFGIIRGGHVDVTVLGSLQVDEEGNLANWIIPGKKVPGMGGAMDLVVGAKKVIIAMTHTARGKAKILTKCTLPFTAVKQVNMIITELGVMEVTSEGLLLKEIAPGTTVKEIQDLTEAKLIVNSDLKTMNF is encoded by the coding sequence ATGAGTCTAGATGTAAAAGGAAGAATTGCTAAAAGAGTTGCACAGGAACTTTCTTCGGGAGATGTAGTAAACTTGGGTATAGGGCTACCTACACTTGTGGGGAACTATATAGAAGATGGTGTTGAAGTTATATTTCAGTCTGAAAATGGACTTATAGGTCTAGGACCAGAGCCTGATGAATCTAATATCGATTTAGACCTCACCAATGCCGGAGGAGAGCCGGTAACAATATTTGAACACGGAGCAACATTTGACAGTGCCACCTCCTTTGGTATTATTCGTGGAGGACATGTAGATGTGACAGTTTTGGGATCACTTCAAGTAGACGAAGAGGGAAACCTTGCAAACTGGATCATTCCTGGTAAAAAAGTACCTGGAATGGGGGGAGCAATGGATCTAGTCGTTGGGGCAAAAAAAGTAATCATCGCAATGACTCATACAGCCAGAGGAAAAGCAAAAATTTTAACGAAATGCACCCTACCTTTTACAGCTGTAAAACAGGTAAATATGATCATTACAGAATTAGGAGTAATGGAAGTAACTTCTGAAGGACTGCTTCTAAAGGAAATTGCTCCAGGTACTACAGTGAAAGAAATTCAAGACCTAACAGAGGCAAAACTTATAGTAAATAGTGATTTAAAAACAATGAATTTTTAA
- a CDS encoding sugar ABC transporter substrate-binding protein, which translates to MKKVISLVLLVTVIMGSLIGCGKKEEASGSKKIVLGIASNEYSQKWMTYLNERTKTYAEELGVETIFTDAKSDSAIQLANVENLIVQGVDAILIVMVDPTAPEPIINACKDAGIPLIGVNRNYKDAEVFVGSDAKSGGIMQMEYMANLLGNEGNIGLMLGTLGQDDTILRTEGNKEVIDKYEGLSIVLEEVGLWDRAKGMEIAENWLQSGVKLDAIVANNDEMAIGAIRALEGAGIKDMPVAAIDGTIDALEYVKNGLMDISLFYSPFRTAEISVDAALKKLKGEEVEQFVEVPFEPVTSENVDKYIAIWE; encoded by the coding sequence ATGAAAAAAGTAATATCATTAGTTTTATTGGTAACTGTAATTATGGGTTCATTAATAGGGTGTGGAAAGAAAGAAGAAGCTTCCGGATCTAAGAAAATTGTTTTAGGTATAGCATCAAACGAATATTCTCAAAAATGGATGACTTACCTTAATGAAAGAACTAAAACTTATGCCGAGGAACTTGGAGTGGAAACAATTTTTACAGATGCTAAAAGTGACTCGGCTATCCAGCTAGCCAACGTAGAGAACCTAATTGTCCAAGGGGTTGATGCAATACTCATAGTTATGGTAGACCCTACAGCTCCGGAACCAATTATTAATGCTTGTAAGGATGCTGGAATTCCTTTGATCGGGGTAAATAGAAACTATAAAGATGCAGAAGTATTTGTCGGTTCAGATGCAAAATCCGGTGGTATCATGCAGATGGAATATATGGCTAATTTACTAGGAAACGAAGGTAACATAGGATTAATGTTAGGAACTTTGGGTCAGGACGACACAATCCTTAGAACAGAAGGAAACAAAGAAGTAATAGATAAATATGAAGGTTTAAGCATTGTGCTAGAAGAAGTTGGTCTATGGGACAGAGCTAAAGGTATGGAAATCGCAGAAAATTGGCTACAATCTGGAGTCAAATTAGATGCGATAGTAGCTAACAATGATGAGATGGCTATAGGTGCAATCAGAGCCCTTGAGGGAGCAGGAATCAAAGATATGCCTGTTGCAGCTATCGACGGAACTATTGATGCATTAGAATATGTAAAAAATGGATTGATGGATATCTCTTTATTCTATAGCCCTTTCCGTACAGCTGAAATATCTGTTGATGCTGCACTAAAAAAATTGAAAGGTGAAGAGGTAGAGCAGTTTGTAGAAGTACCATTCGAGCCAGTAACTTCAGAAAACGTAGATAAATATATAGCAATTTGGGAATAA
- a CDS encoding class II fructose-bisphosphate aldolase — protein MLVNLNDIMKKAIDENRIIPGFNVFGYEDAKMVIEVAESLNAPVILMTNRDAANFMDVKYYGALYGKMAHESSAPICIHLDHGKTKSEIVAAIQANYSSVMYDGSSLPLEDNIKISKEISEFCRACNVSFEVEVGCVAYSNPDIKVDEKLTEPKEVLKMYEEADVDCVAVAVGNVHRMEEKNGIIDFERLSEIKNLNSVPLVIHGSTGISDEQLIKMRYYGIGKMNIGTAVRMAFGNTLRDFLKDNPNTFDRIELVQRPMEEMRKVIEEKYKLLGWG, from the coding sequence ATGCTAGTCAATCTTAATGATATTATGAAAAAAGCCATTGATGAAAATCGCATCATTCCTGGTTTTAATGTCTTTGGTTATGAAGATGCTAAAATGGTAATTGAAGTTGCCGAATCCTTAAATGCTCCGGTGATTTTAATGACAAACAGGGATGCTGCAAATTTTATGGATGTTAAATATTATGGAGCTTTATATGGAAAAATGGCTCATGAATCTTCAGCGCCTATATGTATTCACTTAGATCACGGTAAAACAAAATCCGAAATTGTAGCCGCTATCCAAGCTAATTATTCTTCTGTAATGTACGATGGCTCTAGCTTACCTTTAGAAGATAATATAAAAATATCTAAAGAGATCAGTGAATTTTGTAGAGCATGCAATGTTTCTTTTGAGGTTGAGGTTGGATGTGTTGCATATAGCAACCCTGACATAAAAGTTGATGAAAAATTGACAGAACCTAAAGAGGTTTTAAAAATGTATGAAGAAGCAGATGTAGATTGTGTTGCTGTAGCTGTAGGAAACGTCCATAGAATGGAAGAGAAAAATGGTATTATTGATTTTGAAAGACTCTCAGAAATTAAAAATCTAAATTCAGTTCCATTGGTTATACACGGATCAACTGGAATATCAGACGAACAACTTATTAAAATGCGTTATTACGGTATCGGAAAAATGAATATAGGAACCGCTGTTAGAATGGCATTTGGAAACACATTGAGAGATTTCCTTAAAGACAACCCAAATACCTTTGACAGAATTGAGCTCGTTCAAAGGCCAATGGAAGAAATGCGTAAAGTTATTGAAGAAAAATACAAACTACTAGGTTGGGGATAA
- a CDS encoding CoA transferase subunit A, giving the protein MSKVVLAKEAISHIKDGMSIMVGGFMVQGTPENLIDAIVECGVKDLTIICNDAGYPDKGVGKLISNGQVKKLIASHIGLNPMAGELMNEGKMEVVLVPQGTLVEQIRSGGAGLGGVLTPTGLGTIVEEGKKILEIQGEKYLLEEALKADVALIGGSIVDKKGNIVYRYTTQNFNKVMATAAELVMVGAKEIVEPGTIHVDNVMTPHLFVDYIVKEGE; this is encoded by the coding sequence ATGTCAAAAGTAGTTTTAGCTAAAGAGGCCATAAGTCATATAAAAGACGGTATGAGTATAATGGTTGGTGGATTTATGGTACAAGGAACACCGGAAAATCTGATTGATGCTATAGTTGAATGTGGCGTAAAAGATTTGACTATTATCTGTAATGATGCTGGTTATCCAGATAAGGGAGTTGGAAAACTAATCTCTAACGGGCAGGTAAAAAAACTTATTGCATCTCATATTGGACTTAATCCAATGGCCGGAGAACTTATGAACGAAGGAAAAATGGAAGTGGTATTAGTCCCTCAGGGAACACTTGTGGAACAGATCAGATCTGGCGGAGCAGGTCTCGGAGGAGTTCTCACTCCCACTGGTTTAGGTACTATTGTAGAAGAAGGGAAAAAGATTCTGGAAATTCAGGGAGAAAAATATCTTCTTGAAGAGGCACTGAAAGCAGATGTGGCTCTTATAGGGGGATCTATTGTAGACAAAAAAGGAAATATTGTATATAGATATACGACTCAAAATTTTAACAAGGTTATGGCTACTGCTGCAGAGTTAGTTATGGTAGGAGCTAAAGAAATTGTGGAACCTGGAACAATTCATGTTGATAATGTTATGACACCACACCTCTTTGTTGATTATATTGTGAAGGAAGGAGAATAA
- the iolC gene encoding 5-dehydro-2-deoxygluconokinase, whose product MSEIIFQKDRKLDIIAIGRIGVDLNPNEFNRPLEETESFTRTVGGSPANIAVATSKYGMNTGFIGKIADDSFGKYIANYFKSKDIDTEGLIIDKNNHKTGLAFVEIKSPKESNIIMYRSDAVDLKLEMDDISEEYIKNSKAIVVSGTALAASPSREAVLLALKYAKKHKTIVFFDVDYRPYTWNSLDETSLYCSLAAEKCDVIIGTREEFDVLEGVDLPGNKDDDETAKYWLNNSSKLVIVKRGSDGSTAYLKNGDKKLGEVFPVKPLKTQGAGDSYAGGVISSMIKGKSIEEAMQYGAGAAAIVVQENSCSEAMPTEEEINHFIINYKKEALNASQS is encoded by the coding sequence ATGAGTGAAATTATATTTCAAAAAGATAGAAAATTAGATATAATTGCAATCGGCAGAATAGGAGTAGACCTTAACCCAAATGAGTTTAACAGACCACTGGAAGAAACTGAGAGTTTCACTAGAACAGTAGGTGGATCACCAGCTAATATAGCGGTGGCAACATCAAAATATGGAATGAATACTGGTTTCATAGGTAAAATTGCAGACGATTCCTTTGGAAAGTATATTGCTAATTATTTTAAATCTAAGGATATTGACACAGAGGGCTTAATTATCGATAAAAATAATCATAAAACTGGATTAGCATTTGTTGAGATTAAGAGCCCTAAAGAAAGTAATATTATCATGTATCGTTCAGATGCTGTGGATTTAAAACTTGAAATGGATGATATTTCAGAAGAATATATTAAAAATTCTAAAGCCATCGTAGTTTCTGGAACTGCATTGGCTGCATCACCATCTCGAGAAGCTGTATTATTAGCACTAAAATACGCCAAGAAACATAAGACAATCGTATTCTTTGATGTTGATTACAGACCCTACACATGGAATTCTCTAGATGAAACATCATTATACTGCAGTCTAGCTGCTGAAAAGTGCGATGTTATAATAGGAACTAGAGAGGAATTTGATGTCTTAGAAGGAGTCGACCTTCCAGGGAATAAAGATGATGATGAGACTGCCAAATATTGGTTAAATAATTCATCAAAATTGGTGATCGTAAAAAGAGGAAGCGACGGATCTACAGCATATTTGAAAAATGGCGATAAAAAACTAGGAGAAGTATTCCCAGTTAAGCCTCTGAAGACACAAGGAGCAGGAGACTCATATGCTGGTGGCGTTATCAGTAGCATGATTAAGGGTAAGAGTATAGAGGAAGCCATGCAGTATGGTGCTGGAGCTGCTGCTATTGTAGTTCAAGAAAACAGTTGTTCTGAAGCTATGCCTACCGAAGAAGAAATAAACCATTTTATAATAAATTATAAAAAGGAGGCATTAAATGCTAGTCAATCTTAA
- a CDS encoding acetyl-CoA C-acetyltransferase, with translation MGKVYVISAKRTPVGTFLGGLSSVSPAELGGAVIRNIVEETGIDPKNLDEIVIGNVLPAGHGQGIGRQAAVAGGVPYEVPAYSLNIICGSGMKSVISAYSNIKSGEANLIIAGGTESMSKAGFVLPAAVRGGHKMADIKMIDHMIKDALTDSFNDYHMGITAENIVEKYNLTREAQDKFAMESQKRAIAAVDAGKFKDEIVPVEVKTRKGTVIVDQDEHPNRKTTPEILAKLRPAFKKDGSVTAGNASGLNDGASMLLLASEEAVEKYNLKPIAEIISTGQGGVDPAIMGMGPVPAINNALSKLEMKLEDIELLELNEAFAAQSLGVMTELSEQHGVSLEWFSEKTNVNGGAIALGHPVGASGNRITTTLIHEMIKRNVNVGLASLCIGGGMGTALIIKRV, from the coding sequence ATGGGAAAAGTATATGTAATAAGTGCAAAAAGAACACCTGTGGGAACCTTTTTAGGTGGATTAAGTAGCGTCTCGCCAGCTGAACTTGGAGGGGCAGTAATTAGAAATATTGTTGAAGAAACTGGTATTGATCCTAAGAATCTTGACGAAATTGTAATTGGAAATGTCCTGCCTGCAGGTCATGGACAAGGGATAGGAAGACAGGCTGCAGTAGCAGGAGGAGTTCCTTATGAAGTTCCGGCTTATTCACTAAACATTATCTGTGGAAGCGGAATGAAATCTGTAATCTCAGCTTATAGCAATATAAAATCAGGGGAAGCCAATCTTATAATCGCAGGTGGAACTGAGTCTATGTCTAAGGCAGGTTTTGTACTTCCTGCAGCAGTAAGAGGCGGTCACAAAATGGCGGATATAAAAATGATCGATCACATGATAAAAGACGCCCTTACAGATTCTTTTAATGACTATCATATGGGAATAACAGCTGAAAATATTGTTGAGAAATATAACCTTACAAGAGAAGCTCAAGATAAATTTGCAATGGAATCTCAAAAGAGAGCAATTGCAGCAGTAGATGCTGGAAAATTTAAAGACGAGATTGTTCCTGTAGAAGTTAAAACAAGAAAGGGAACAGTTATTGTAGATCAGGATGAACATCCAAATAGAAAAACAACTCCAGAAATTCTTGCGAAATTAAGACCGGCCTTTAAAAAAGACGGTAGTGTAACTGCAGGTAATGCATCAGGTCTAAATGATGGTGCAAGTATGTTACTTCTTGCTTCAGAAGAAGCGGTGGAAAAATATAATCTGAAACCAATTGCTGAGATTATATCTACTGGTCAAGGAGGAGTAGACCCAGCTATAATGGGAATGGGACCTGTTCCTGCTATAAACAATGCACTTAGTAAATTAGAAATGAAGCTTGAAGATATCGAACTTTTAGAACTAAATGAAGCATTTGCAGCCCAGTCTTTAGGAGTAATGACTGAACTGTCAGAACAGCACGGTGTTTCACTTGAATGGTTCTCGGAAAAAACAAATGTTAACGGTGGAGCCATAGCACTAGGGCATCCAGTAGGAGCATCTGGGAATAGAATTACAACTACTCTTATTCATGAGATGATAAAAAGAAATGTAAATGTAGGACTAGCCTCTCTGTGTATAGGGGGAGGAATGGGAACTGCTCTAATAATAAAAAGAGTATAG
- a CDS encoding short-chain fatty acid transporter yields MKKIFNKMTKFSVGIMQKYLPDPFIFAIILTFIVFVMALFVTQSSPLAIIEAWSKGLWSLLSFSMQMALVLVTGTILATAPAFKKILGKIASIPKNKIQAIVVVNFISLIACFINWGFGLVIGAILAKEVAKKVKTVDYPLLIAAAYSGFVVWHAGLSGSIPLKLASGGNLLAQTGGALSEAVPTNMTIFSTMNIVIFAIILFTVPFLLGSMNPSEKDTKLVSLDLLNDEQPKAKLDIKTITPAQKLESSVAINYMLGAMGYVYIFSYFIKNGFSLNLNIVNYIFLFTAIILHGTPINVVNAVNSAAKSTGGIILQFPFYGGIMGIMTFVGPNGTSIAAAMSNFFVNISTQTTFPVFTFFSAGLVNFFVPSGGGQWAVQAPIMMPAGAQLGVSAAKTGMAIAWGDAWTNMIQPFWALPALGIAGLGAKDIMGYCLMVLFYTGVVISLGLAFL; encoded by the coding sequence ATGAAAAAAATATTTAACAAAATGACAAAATTTTCTGTGGGAATAATGCAAAAATATCTTCCTGATCCATTTATATTTGCTATAATTTTGACCTTTATAGTATTTGTTATGGCATTATTTGTGACTCAGTCTTCACCTTTAGCAATTATCGAGGCGTGGAGTAAGGGACTTTGGAGTTTATTGTCTTTTTCAATGCAGATGGCACTGGTACTTGTGACAGGAACTATTTTAGCAACTGCGCCTGCTTTTAAAAAAATATTAGGTAAAATAGCTTCTATTCCAAAAAATAAGATTCAAGCTATAGTTGTTGTAAATTTCATTTCTTTGATAGCTTGCTTTATAAACTGGGGGTTTGGTTTAGTAATAGGAGCAATTCTTGCAAAAGAAGTTGCTAAAAAAGTAAAGACTGTGGATTATCCATTATTGATAGCTGCTGCCTATTCTGGTTTTGTAGTTTGGCATGCTGGACTGTCTGGTTCTATTCCACTAAAATTAGCTTCAGGTGGGAACCTTCTTGCTCAAACTGGAGGAGCCCTTTCAGAGGCTGTTCCTACAAATATGACAATATTTTCAACAATGAATATAGTCATATTTGCAATAATATTATTTACAGTACCTTTTCTGTTGGGTTCAATGAATCCAAGTGAAAAAGATACTAAATTAGTTTCATTAGATCTTTTGAATGATGAACAGCCCAAAGCAAAACTTGATATAAAGACAATTACACCTGCCCAAAAGTTAGAAAGCTCAGTTGCGATAAACTATATGCTAGGAGCTATGGGTTATGTATATATATTCTCATATTTTATAAAAAATGGATTCAGTCTTAACTTAAATATAGTTAATTATATATTTTTGTTTACAGCTATTATCTTACACGGGACACCTATAAATGTTGTTAATGCTGTAAATTCTGCTGCTAAGAGTACAGGAGGAATAATCCTTCAATTTCCTTTTTACGGAGGTATAATGGGGATTATGACCTTCGTAGGACCAAATGGGACTTCCATAGCTGCTGCTATGTCAAACTTCTTTGTGAATATATCAACCCAGACTACTTTCCCTGTATTTACATTTTTTAGTGCTGGTTTAGTTAACTTCTTTGTCCCAAGTGGAGGAGGACAATGGGCTGTTCAGGCACCGATAATGATGCCTGCAGGTGCACAATTAGGTGTAAGTGCAGCTAAAACTGGTATGGCAATAGCTTGGGGAGATGCTTGGACAAACATGATCCAGCCATTCTGGGCGTTACCTGCATTAGGTATAGCAGGTTTAGGAGCAAAAGATATTATGGGATATTGTTTGATGGTTCTATTCTATACCGGAGTAGTAATATCTTTAGGTCTTGCATTTTTATAA
- a CDS encoding sugar ABC transporter ATP-binding protein, whose protein sequence is MSSEFLLEMKNVTKTFPGVKALDGVHLKVRKGTVHGLMGENGAGKSTLMKIINGIYRPDSGEIYFKGEKVDFKNTKDSLDAGIAMIHQELSPIPEMTVAENIFLGREPSKFGIVDEKKLYQMTQELLDGLHIKLSPYKKMRELSTAYTQLVEIAKAISYNADLIIMDESTSAITEKEVAQLFEMIRKLKAKGVAIIYITHKMDEVFQITDECTTFRDGKYIGTGLSDELTEQEIIKMLVGREVNNVFPKVDVEEFGETLLEVKDLTHKTLFKNINFSIKSGEIIGFAGLMGAGRSEVMETIFGIRESVSGEVYIKGEKVNIKSPRDAMDLGIGLLTEDRKGTGLFLPLSVADNTIMPDDNSYKTSAGLLNEKKIRVNCELQRKKLRIKTPSIDQLVCNLSGGNQQKVLIGRWLLMDPDILIIDEPTRGIDVGAKSEIHALMCELASQGKAIIMVSSELPEILGMSDRVLVMHEGKITGELNREEATQENIMALAVK, encoded by the coding sequence ATGAGTTCAGAATTTCTTCTTGAGATGAAAAATGTAACTAAAACCTTTCCAGGAGTCAAAGCTCTTGACGGAGTACATTTGAAAGTGAGAAAGGGAACAGTTCACGGTCTTATGGGTGAAAATGGAGCCGGAAAGTCAACTCTAATGAAAATAATAAACGGTATTTACAGGCCTGATAGTGGAGAGATATACTTTAAAGGTGAAAAAGTTGATTTTAAAAATACCAAAGATTCATTAGATGCAGGAATTGCGATGATACATCAGGAATTAAGTCCGATTCCAGAGATGACAGTAGCGGAAAATATATTTTTAGGAAGAGAACCTTCTAAATTTGGAATAGTTGATGAAAAAAAATTATATCAAATGACTCAGGAGCTCCTCGATGGATTGCACATCAAACTGAGTCCTTATAAAAAGATGCGTGAATTATCAACAGCTTATACTCAATTAGTCGAGATTGCAAAAGCAATATCCTATAATGCTGATCTGATTATAATGGATGAATCTACTTCAGCTATTACGGAAAAAGAAGTAGCTCAGTTATTTGAAATGATAAGAAAGCTTAAAGCTAAAGGTGTAGCAATCATATATATAACCCATAAAATGGATGAGGTTTTCCAAATTACAGATGAATGTACCACCTTTAGAGATGGAAAATATATTGGTACCGGTCTTTCTGATGAACTAACCGAACAGGAAATAATTAAGATGCTTGTAGGTCGTGAAGTCAATAATGTGTTTCCAAAAGTAGATGTGGAAGAATTTGGGGAAACCTTGTTAGAAGTTAAAGATTTAACGCATAAAACTTTATTTAAAAATATTAATTTTTCCATAAAATCCGGGGAAATTATAGGATTTGCAGGTTTGATGGGTGCAGGGCGATCTGAAGTCATGGAAACTATTTTTGGAATAAGAGAATCGGTGTCTGGAGAGGTATACATCAAGGGTGAAAAAGTTAATATTAAATCGCCCAGAGACGCTATGGACCTGGGGATAGGATTGTTAACTGAAGACAGGAAGGGAACAGGTCTGTTCCTTCCCCTTTCTGTAGCAGACAACACAATTATGCCAGATGACAACAGCTATAAGACAAGTGCCGGACTTTTAAACGAAAAAAAAATCAGAGTAAATTGTGAGTTACAAAGAAAAAAGCTTAGAATAAAAACACCTAGTATTGATCAGTTAGTTTGTAATCTAAGTGGTGGAAACCAACAAAAGGTATTGATAGGACGTTGGCTGCTTATGGATCCAGATATTCTGATAATAGACGAACCCACCAGGGGAATCGATGTAGGAGCAAAATCTGAAATACATGCACTTATGTGTGAATTGGCATCTCAAGGAAAGGCTATAATAATGGTATCTTCAGAATTACCTGAAATATTAGGAATGAGTGATAGAGTTTTAGTCATGCACGAGGGAAAAATAACAGGTGAATTAAACAGAGAAGAAGCCACACAAGAAAATATAATGGCGTTAGCTGTTAAGTAA
- a CDS encoding TetR/AcrR family transcriptional regulator: protein MTIEDKILKTSLELFSKYGYSGVTTKRIASESGVNEVTIFRKFESKSKLFQEVITNFSVEGNIINKLKNDLTGTIENDLLIFAEDFYNFLLNNQLFYKLQIKQIDEESSKFTNSLKYKNYFRDYLTEKKEKGKFTGNPEIVAVSIISIVMGIFTFRIFNKEILENLNIKDILEEEVKKIIKMYVA from the coding sequence TTGACAATAGAAGATAAAATTTTAAAAACTTCTTTGGAACTTTTTTCAAAATACGGTTATTCAGGGGTCACTACCAAAAGAATAGCTTCGGAATCCGGAGTGAATGAAGTCACGATTTTCAGAAAATTTGAAAGTAAGAGTAAACTCTTTCAAGAGGTTATAACAAACTTTTCAGTTGAAGGAAATATAATAAATAAACTTAAAAATGATCTTACTGGGACTATCGAAAATGATTTACTAATTTTTGCAGAAGATTTTTATAATTTTTTACTTAATAACCAGCTTTTTTACAAACTTCAGATAAAGCAGATAGATGAAGAATCCAGTAAATTTACCAATTCACTTAAATATAAAAATTATTTTAGAGATTATCTCACAGAAAAAAAAGAAAAAGGAAAATTTACTGGTAATCCTGAGATAGTTGCAGTTTCAATTATTTCAATTGTAATGGGAATATTTACCTTTAGAATATTCAACAAAGAAATACTAGAAAATCTAAATATAAAAGATATTCTTGAGGAAGAGGTTAAAAAAATTATTAAAATGTACGTTGCTTAA